One part of the Mycolicibacterium aromaticivorans JS19b1 = JCM 16368 genome encodes these proteins:
- the pyrE gene encoding orotate phosphoribosyltransferase, giving the protein MGAPELNATERAELAELVRQLSVVFGRVTLSSGKEADYYVDLRRATLHHRAAPLIGRLMRELTADWDYAAVGGLTMGADPVASAVMHAPGRPIDAFVVRKAVKSHGMQRLIEGAEVSGKRVLVVEDTSTTGGSALTAVQSVREAGGTVVGVATVVDRATGAAEAIEAEGVPYRSLLGLADLGLPTT; this is encoded by the coding sequence GTGGGCGCACCTGAACTCAACGCCACCGAACGCGCCGAACTCGCCGAGCTGGTCCGCCAGCTGTCTGTGGTGTTCGGCAGGGTGACCCTGTCGTCGGGCAAGGAGGCCGACTACTACGTCGACTTGCGCCGCGCCACGTTGCACCATCGGGCCGCTCCGCTGATCGGTCGGCTGATGCGCGAACTGACTGCGGACTGGGACTACGCCGCCGTCGGCGGGCTGACCATGGGTGCTGACCCGGTGGCCAGCGCGGTCATGCACGCGCCGGGCCGCCCCATCGACGCCTTCGTGGTGCGCAAAGCAGTGAAAAGCCATGGGATGCAACGTCTGATCGAAGGCGCTGAAGTATCCGGCAAGCGGGTCCTGGTGGTCGAGGACACCAGCACCACTGGTGGCTCCGCGCTGACGGCCGTGCAGAGTGTGCGCGAGGCGGGTGGGACCGTCGTGGGGGTTGCGACGGTGGTGGACCGGGCAACCGGGGCGGCCGAGGCGATCGAGGCCGAAGGGGTGCCCTACCGGAGCCTGCTGGGTCTGGCCGACCTGGGCCTGCCGACCACCTGA